A single Campylobacter ureolyticus ACS-301-V-Sch3b DNA region contains:
- the hypA gene encoding hydrogenase maturation nickel metallochaperone HypA, whose translation MHELSIVIDLVALCEENLRKNNKNKIEEVHLKIGRLSGVEPHLLKSAYEVYQKDTVCKDAKLIINLQDVVVKCNKCGKESVLNKNEFLCPKCGSNDLEVLDGEDMYLMQLVMS comes from the coding sequence ATGCATGAGCTTTCAATAGTAATTGATTTAGTTGCACTTTGCGAAGAAAATTTAAGAAAAAATAATAAGAACAAAATAGAAGAAGTTCATCTTAAAATAGGGCGTTTAAGTGGTGTTGAACCACATCTTTTAAAAAGTGCTTATGAAGTTTATCAAAAAGATACAGTCTGTAAAGATGCAAAACTCATTATAAATTTGCAAGATGTCGTTGTTAAGTGTAATAAATGCGGAAAAGAAAGCGTGCTTAATAAAAATGAGTTTTTATGCCCAAAATGTGGCTCAAATGACCTTGAAGTGCTTGATGGCGAAGATATGTATTTAATGCAGCTGGTTATGTCATAA
- a CDS encoding DHH family phosphoesterase, producing MKIYHLSHTDLDGYGAQFVTKHYFKDILFFNSNYGREIEVKFEEILNLIENSAKVNENNEKIYEKSIVLITDLNLSLQQCEKFENALKDKNSTIFLLDHHQTGLECSKKFPWYLMDSSRCATLITYDFFSKLYGKDDKLFKFVNVVNAVDIWLKDNHWFEMGKVCMGVVSGAKEINKIMFDENSREYIFYLLDKSQAFFDQDNGHIALDEALHKIKKEYFKKQNDDTLSNLISKFIVEKLSADREKFEISYLDKKGILTYNIGNTSIIGNDFLVQNPDIDFFIDVTSKKTLSFRANGNVDVSQIAKDLVGGGGHVNASGGFYAGFKDGYNYQSIKDQITDLISKKTSLA from the coding sequence ATGAAAATTTACCATTTATCACACACAGATTTAGACGGATATGGAGCACAGTTTGTTACAAAACATTATTTTAAGGATATTTTATTTTTTAATTCTAATTATGGAAGAGAGATAGAAGTTAAATTTGAAGAGATTTTAAATTTAATAGAAAACAGTGCCAAAGTTAATGAAAATAATGAAAAAATTTATGAAAAATCAATTGTTTTAATTACAGATTTAAATTTAAGTCTACAACAGTGCGAAAAATTTGAAAATGCATTAAAAGATAAAAATTCAACTATTTTTTTACTTGATCATCATCAAACTGGACTTGAGTGCTCTAAAAAATTTCCTTGGTATTTAATGGATAGTTCAAGATGTGCAACACTAATAACTTATGATTTTTTTAGTAAATTATATGGTAAAGATGATAAGCTTTTTAAGTTTGTAAATGTTGTTAATGCTGTTGATATCTGGCTAAAAGACAATCATTGGTTTGAAATGGGTAAGGTTTGCATGGGTGTAGTAAGTGGAGCAAAAGAGATAAATAAGATAATGTTTGATGAAAATAGTAGAGAGTATATATTTTATCTTTTGGATAAATCACAAGCTTTTTTTGATCAAGATAACGGCCATATTGCGCTTGATGAGGCTTTACATAAAATAAAAAAAGAGTATTTTAAAAAACAAAATGATGACACACTTAGTAATTTGATATCTAAATTTATAGTCGAAAAGCTTAGTGCTGATAGAGAAAAATTTGAAATATCATATTTGGATAAAAAAGGCATTCTGACATATAATATCGGAAATACTTCAATCATAGGAAATGATTTTTTAGTGCAAAATCCTGATATTGACTTTTTTATAGATGTTACTTCTAAAAAAACATTGAGCTTTCGTGCAAATGGAAATGTGGATGTAAGTCAAATAGCTAAAGACTTAGTCGGTGGAGGAGGGCATGTAAATGCAAGCGGTGGATTTTATGCTGGATTTAAAGATGGCTATAACTACCAATCCATAAAAGATCAAATAACTGACTTAATTTCTAAAAAAACTTCTTTAGCTTAA
- a CDS encoding Rrf2 family transcriptional regulator, with protein MLFTKASEYALLSLIFIAKKDSPQDVDTISKELDISKSFLAKILQNLAKAGILVSYKGANGGFMLAKQDFNLKEIISKTEKHAGSVFECSKSKDECEKSDNCQIWNTFNTLQNQVDDFLETIFLKDIIKEKI; from the coding sequence ATGCTTTTTACAAAAGCCAGCGAGTATGCACTGCTTTCACTTATATTTATAGCTAAAAAAGATAGTCCACAAGATGTAGATACTATATCAAAGGAGCTTGATATTTCAAAAAGCTTTTTGGCTAAAATACTGCAAAATTTGGCAAAAGCTGGAATTTTAGTTTCATATAAAGGTGCAAATGGTGGCTTTATGCTAGCAAAGCAAGATTTTAACTTAAAAGAGATAATTTCCAAAACCGAGAAGCATGCAGGAAGCGTTTTTGAGTGTTCAAAATCAAAAGATGAGTGTGAAAAAAGTGATAATTGCCAAATTTGGAATACTTTTAACACTCTTCAAAATCAAGTAGATGACTTCTTAGAAACAATTTTTTTAAAAGACATAATAAAAGAGAAAATATGA
- the rpsO gene encoding 30S ribosomal protein S15 has protein sequence MALDSAKKSEIVAKFAKKENDTGSTEVQIALLTARIQELTSHLQDNPKDFSSRLGLLKIVSRRKKLMKYLKDKDYDRYTKIVSELGLRDR, from the coding sequence ATGGCTTTGGATTCGGCAAAGAAATCAGAAATAGTTGCGAAATTCGCTAAAAAAGAGAACGATACAGGTTCAACAGAAGTTCAAATAGCACTTTTAACAGCTAGAATACAAGAACTTACTTCTCACTTACAAGATAATCCTAAGGATTTCTCATCAAGACTTGGTCTTTTGAAAATTGTAAGCAGAAGAAAAAAGCTTATGAAATATCTAAAAGATAAAGATTACGATAGATATACAAAAATTGTATCTGAGCTTGGTTTAAGAGATAGATAA
- the cmoA gene encoding carboxy-S-adenosyl-L-methionine synthase CmoA — translation MKDEIFKQPILKQFEFDENVASVFDDMISRSVPFYDVSSNLITQILVKYLDNQAFIIDLGCSTGALLFKLFEKNPKFRLCGVDNSKAMQEIAKNKAKAYGSKVNFIEADALTFEFNSANAVILNYTLQFIRPLKRVNFIKKIYDGLEEGGIFILSEKLLHEDKKLSKNMIEIYEEYKEKNGYSKYEIAQKRQALENVLIPFSEDENKKLLKDVGFKVVETIFKWGNFASFMAIKN, via the coding sequence ATGAAAGATGAAATTTTCAAACAACCAATTTTAAAACAATTTGAATTTGATGAAAATGTTGCAAGTGTGTTTGATGATATGATAAGTAGATCGGTACCATTTTATGATGTTTCATCAAATTTAATAACTCAAATTCTAGTAAAATATCTAGATAATCAAGCTTTTATAATTGATCTTGGTTGCTCAACTGGTGCTTTGCTTTTTAAACTATTTGAAAAAAATCCAAAATTTAGACTTTGTGGAGTTGATAATTCAAAAGCTATGCAAGAAATTGCAAAAAATAAAGCAAAGGCGTATGGAAGCAAGGTTAATTTTATAGAAGCAGATGCATTAACTTTTGAGTTTAATAGTGCCAATGCTGTTATTTTAAATTACACTTTACAATTTATTCGTCCTTTAAAAAGAGTAAATTTTATAAAAAAAATATATGATGGACTAGAAGAGGGCGGAATTTTCATACTTAGTGAAAAGCTTCTTCATGAAGATAAAAAGCTATCTAAAAATATGATAGAAATTTATGAAGAATATAAAGAAAAAAATGGCTATTCAAAATATGAGATTGCTCAAAAAAGACAAGCTTTAGAAAATGTTCTTATACCTTTTAGCGAAGATGAAAATAAAAAATTATTAAAAGATGTTGGATTTAAAGTAGTAGAAACTATCTTTAAATGGGGAAACTTTGCCTCATTTATGGCGATTAAGAATTAA
- a CDS encoding bifunctional riboflavin kinase/FAD synthetase, translating to MDKSKIKSLAIGHFDGIHLGHKALFSHCFDGGVLVIENDGLKLTPKREYFINLPIFYKKINDIKDLNPEEFIKLLKNEFVNLKKIVVGYDFKFGKNRSADAIFLKNIFDGEVVIVNEKKINNISIHSEKIREFLKKANIKMANLLLDRVYEIKGNLIKGQGLGKKELFSTINLDTSNYFLPKNGVYATFTNLNNKDFKSVTFIGNRLSTDDKFSVETHIIEPFSEDKINGKITIKFKDFIRDNKKFENLNELKFQISKDILKAQDILKKDEL from the coding sequence ATGGATAAATCAAAAATAAAATCTCTTGCCATTGGGCATTTTGATGGCATTCACTTAGGGCATAAAGCTCTTTTTTCACATTGCTTTGATGGTGGAGTTTTAGTCATTGAAAATGATGGATTAAAACTAACTCCTAAAAGAGAATATTTTATAAATTTACCTATTTTTTATAAAAAAATTAATGATATTAAAGATTTAAATCCAGAAGAGTTTATAAAACTTTTAAAAAATGAGTTTGTAAATTTAAAAAAAATAGTTGTTGGATATGACTTTAAATTTGGAAAAAACAGAAGTGCGGATGCTATTTTTTTAAAAAATATTTTTGATGGTGAAGTTGTTATAGTCAATGAAAAAAAGATTAATAACATTTCAATTCATAGTGAAAAAATAAGGGAATTTTTAAAAAAAGCTAATATAAAAATGGCAAATTTACTACTAGATAGAGTTTATGAGATAAAAGGAAATTTGATAAAAGGTCAAGGTTTAGGTAAAAAAGAGCTTTTTTCAACTATAAATTTAGATACAAGTAACTATTTTTTACCAAAAAATGGCGTTTATGCAACTTTTACAAATCTAAATAATAAAGACTTTAAAAGTGTTACTTTTATAGGAAATAGGCTTTCAACAGATGATAAATTTAGTGTTGAAACACATATAATAGAGCCATTTAGTGAAGACAAAATAAATGGTAAAATTACAATAAAATTTAAAGATTTTATAAGAGATAATAAAAAATTTGAAAATCTAAATGAGTTAAAATTTCAAATTTCAAAAGATATATTAAAAGCGCAAGATATTTTAAAAAAGGATGAATTATGA
- a CDS encoding lipocalin family protein yields MKSIFTFLKNRGLLVCFTALILLSGCNNANLTTPKRVIKGDFDIYKFSGTWYEIASMNDANLTNSTINFSVYNNEIKVIKSSTTKDNKVVKDEYKARFGLDDNKSMIEISKFGLVYEPLYIVKIDAYKYALIYGKDHKKLYILSRTKQIPALIEAIYLENAKKDGYNVEDIKWINQK; encoded by the coding sequence ATGAAGAGTATTTTTACCTTTTTAAAAAATAGGGGTTTATTAGTATGCTTTACAGCTTTAATTTTACTAAGTGGCTGTAATAATGCAAATTTAACTACACCAAAAAGAGTTATAAAAGGGGACTTTGATATCTATAAATTTAGTGGAACTTGGTATGAAATAGCTTCTATGAATGATGCAAATTTAACAAATTCAACTATAAATTTCAGCGTATATAACAATGAGATAAAAGTTATTAAAAGCTCTACTACAAAAGATAACAAAGTTGTAAAAGATGAATATAAGGCAAGATTTGGCTTAGATGATAATAAAAGTATGATTGAGATTTCAAAATTCGGACTTGTTTATGAGCCACTATATATAGTAAAAATAGATGCCTATAAATATGCTTTAATTTATGGAAAAGATCATAAAAAACTTTATATATTATCAAGAACTAAGCAAATTCCAGCATTAATTGAGGCAATTTATTTAGAAAATGCCAAAAAAGATGGCTATAATGTTGAAGATATTAAATGGATAAATCAAAAATAA
- a CDS encoding SAM-dependent methyltransferase, with translation MRADLYVANALNISRNKASEFIKDKKILINGELLEKNSLDIDNAKVEIMSEIYVSRAAFKLKEFLKDTDLDLKNKTVIDVGSSTGGFIQILLKNDVKKVVGVDVGTDQLDETLKKDERVFVYENLDIKNFENKEIFDILTCDISFISLNLVIEKLSKLFTEFAIILFKPQFEVGVEAKRDKKGRVLDEKAILKAMNKFELNAAKQGLIMLKKEKSKLKGKNGNEEYFYLFKK, from the coding sequence ATGAGAGCTGATTTGTATGTAGCAAATGCTTTAAATATAAGTAGAAACAAAGCAAGTGAATTTATAAAAGATAAAAAAATTTTAATAAATGGTGAGCTTTTAGAAAAAAACAGCTTAGATATTGATAATGCAAAAGTTGAAATAATGAGTGAAATTTATGTCTCTCGTGCAGCTTTTAAGCTTAAAGAATTTCTAAAAGATACTGATTTAGATTTAAAGAATAAAACAGTTATTGATGTTGGCAGCTCTACTGGAGGTTTTATACAGATTTTACTTAAAAATGATGTTAAAAAAGTTGTTGGTGTTGATGTTGGAACAGACCAACTAGATGAAACATTAAAAAAAGATGAAAGAGTTTTTGTTTATGAAAATTTAGATATAAAAAACTTTGAAAATAAAGAAATTTTTGATATTTTAACTTGTGATATAAGTTTTATCTCATTAAATTTGGTAATTGAAAAACTATCAAAGCTTTTTACGGAGTTTGCTATAATTTTGTTTAAACCACAATTTGAAGTTGGCGTGGAGGCAAAAAGAGATAAAAAGGGCAGGGTTTTAGATGAAAAAGCTATTTTAAAAGCTATGAATAAATTTGAACTAAATGCTGCAAAACAAGGACTTATAATGCTAAAAAAAGAAAAATCAAAACTAAAAGGAAAAAATGGAAATGAAGAGTATTTTTACCTTTTTAAAAAATAG
- the ligA gene encoding NAD-dependent DNA ligase LigA translates to MTRDEYIKAIDLLNLWARAYYTEDAPLASDEEYDSLYNKVLEYESQNKNEILEYSPTQKIGGAISDGFEKLAHINQMWSMEDIFNDDELISWLKRGEKAGFEFYCEPKFDGASLNLLYENGILKSAATRGDGIIGEDVTQNAKVIKSIPLKIDYTGKIEIRGEVVISKSDFDELNLERSKNGELPLANPRNAAAGSLRQLDSSIVAKRKLKFIPWDAGYNELGFKTHFEIMSFIRNLGFLQDSFIRVCKTKNEIAKAYDDLVAKRDDKEILMDGMVIRINLLSKCQELGYTVKFPRFMVAYKFKAVEKVTRLKDIALQVGRSGVVTPVGVLEPVEIDGAVVKNATLHNFDEIKRLGLMKNDFVNIIRSGDVIPKITSVYKDRRDGSQIEISRPTTCPVCGSHLLDEGVFVKCQNLDCKARVINSLIYFASKKCMNIDGLGEAIVKTLFEEGKIAKIPDIYNLKKEDLENLEGFKDKKIANLLNAINSSKNSPLYRFMTSLGIEHIGEVAAKKLDESFGLKWIDAKKDDFLNLDGFGEAMAESLVEFIETNMEKIINLTNIINPKPSVFETKNSVFSNKTVVITGTLSKSRDYFKDLLLENGAKVTNSVSKKTDFLLCGNEAGSKLENALKLGVKVIDESEFLKLLESEF, encoded by the coding sequence ATGACAAGAGATGAGTATATAAAAGCAATTGATTTGCTTAATTTATGGGCTAGGGCATACTATACAGAAGATGCCCCTTTGGCAAGTGATGAAGAGTATGATAGTCTTTATAATAAAGTTTTAGAGTATGAATCACAAAACAAAAATGAAATTTTAGAGTATTCTCCAACACAAAAAATAGGCGGAGCTATAAGTGATGGGTTTGAAAAACTAGCTCACATTAATCAAATGTGGTCTATGGAGGATATTTTTAACGATGATGAGCTAATATCTTGGCTAAAAAGAGGTGAAAAAGCTGGATTTGAGTTTTATTGTGAGCCAAAATTTGATGGAGCAAGTCTAAATTTACTCTATGAAAATGGCATTTTAAAAAGTGCTGCAACAAGAGGTGATGGGATAATTGGCGAAGATGTAACACAAAATGCAAAAGTTATAAAAAGTATTCCATTAAAGATTGATTATACAGGAAAAATAGAGATAAGAGGTGAAGTTGTAATATCAAAAAGTGATTTTGACGAGTTAAATTTAGAGCGTTCAAAAAATGGTGAACTTCCATTGGCAAATCCTAGAAATGCAGCAGCTGGAAGCCTAAGACAACTTGATAGCAGTATCGTTGCTAAAAGAAAACTTAAATTTATTCCTTGGGATGCAGGCTATAATGAACTAGGTTTTAAAACTCATTTTGAGATTATGAGTTTTATAAGAAATCTTGGTTTTTTACAAGATAGTTTTATAAGAGTTTGTAAAACTAAAAATGAAATTGCTAAAGCTTATGATGATTTAGTCGCAAAAAGAGATGATAAAGAGATCTTAATGGATGGAATGGTCATAAGAATAAATCTGCTTTCAAAATGCCAAGAGCTTGGATATACTGTTAAATTTCCAAGATTTATGGTGGCTTATAAATTTAAAGCAGTTGAAAAAGTAACAAGACTAAAAGATATTGCTTTGCAAGTTGGAAGAAGTGGGGTGGTAACTCCAGTTGGAGTTTTGGAGCCAGTTGAAATAGATGGCGCTGTTGTAAAAAACGCAACTCTTCATAACTTTGATGAGATAAAACGCCTAGGACTTATGAAAAATGATTTTGTAAATATCATAAGAAGTGGCGATGTAATACCAAAAATAACAAGTGTTTATAAAGATAGGCGAGATGGAAGCCAGATAGAAATTTCACGCCCTACAACTTGTCCAGTTTGTGGCTCACATTTACTTGATGAGGGTGTGTTTGTAAAGTGTCAAAATCTTGATTGTAAAGCAAGAGTTATAAACTCACTTATTTATTTTGCTTCCAAAAAGTGCATGAATATAGACGGACTTGGTGAAGCTATCGTAAAAACACTTTTTGAAGAGGGAAAAATAGCAAAAATTCCAGATATTTATAATCTAAAAAAAGAAGATTTAGAAAATTTAGAAGGCTTTAAAGATAAAAAAATTGCAAATTTACTAAATGCCATTAATAGCTCTAAAAATTCTCCACTTTATCGTTTTATGACTTCTTTGGGGATTGAACATATAGGCGAAGTTGCAGCAAAAAAACTGGATGAAAGTTTTGGATTAAAGTGGATTGATGCTAAAAAAGATGATTTTTTAAATCTTGATGGCTTTGGGGAAGCAATGGCTGAGAGTTTGGTTGAGTTTATAGAAACAAATATGGAAAAAATTATAAATTTAACCAATATCATAAACCCTAAACCATCAGTTTTTGAAACTAAAAATAGTGTATTTAGTAATAAAACTGTTGTTATAACTGGAACTTTAAGTAAAAGCAGGGATTATTTTAAAGATTTACTTTTAGAAAATGGTGCAAAAGTTACAAACTCAGTTTCTAAAAAAACTGATTTTTTGCTTTGCGGAAATGAAGCTGGAAGCAAATTAGAAAACGCATTAAAACTTGGTGTTAAAGTTATAGATGAGAGTGAGTTTTTAAAGCTTTTAGAAAGTGAGTTTTAA
- the folP gene encoding dihydropteroate synthase, giving the protein MKIFKIDNKTNFNKICKFIKPEKTGEKLMEKKASLSFFYIKDIKDPAANILKQDALSIGAELVCQRSAILGQGAGNALLMANDKQLASLAKKEALQDFGLKDLSKFIKKDFIKPKKPEIMGVVNINEDSFNKASRVNTKTGIQRIEKQINDGASYIDLGGVSSRPGSKYCGRDEEFRRIKDIINEIYRLNLYEKAKFSLDSFDEYCLEYALNHGFTFINDISADLSLCKLAKKYNVTYSLMHMKGDPTNMQKDPKYDDLIDEIDEFFKVKLDEIYSYGVKDIVLDPGIGFGKSASDNLFLIKHLEHFLHFNLPLFVGASRKSVINYYSKSEVDERLAGSLYLHLKAYENGATIIRTHDVFEHSQMFKLHEAMNKISIW; this is encoded by the coding sequence TTGAAGATATTTAAGATAGATAATAAAACAAATTTTAATAAAATTTGCAAATTTATTAAACCTGAAAAAACTGGCGAAAAACTTATGGAAAAAAAGGCAAGTTTAAGCTTTTTTTATATAAAAGATATTAAAGATCCAGCTGCAAATATATTAAAGCAAGATGCTTTAAGTATTGGCGCGGAGCTTGTTTGTCAAAGAAGTGCGATTTTAGGGCAAGGTGCTGGGAATGCACTTTTAATGGCTAATGATAAGCAACTTGCTAGTTTGGCTAAAAAAGAAGCTTTGCAAGATTTTGGTTTAAAAGATCTATCTAAATTTATAAAAAAAGATTTTATAAAACCGAAAAAACCTGAAATAATGGGTGTTGTAAATATAAATGAAGATAGTTTTAATAAAGCAAGTAGGGTAAATACAAAAACTGGAATACAAAGAATCGAAAAACAAATTAATGATGGTGCAAGCTATATTGATTTAGGGGGAGTTTCTAGTAGGCCAGGAAGTAAATATTGTGGAAGAGATGAAGAATTTAGAAGAATAAAAGATATTATTAATGAAATTTACAGACTGAATTTATATGAAAAAGCAAAATTTAGCCTTGATAGTTTTGATGAATACTGCCTTGAATATGCACTAAATCACGGTTTTACTTTTATAAATGATATAAGTGCGGATTTAAGTCTTTGTAAATTGGCAAAAAAATACAACGTAACTTATTCTTTAATGCATATGAAGGGTGATCCTACAAATATGCAAAAAGATCCTAAATATGATGATTTGATAGATGAAATTGATGAATTTTTTAAAGTTAAATTAGATGAAATTTATAGTTATGGTGTTAAAGATATTGTGCTTGATCCAGGTATTGGTTTTGGCAAAAGCGCAAGTGATAATCTTTTTTTAATCAAACATTTAGAGCATTTTTTACATTTTAATTTGCCACTTTTTGTAGGGGCAAGTAGAAAAAGTGTAATAAATTATTATTCTAAAAGCGAAGTTGATGAGCGACTTGCAGGAAGTTTATATCTGCACCTAAAGGCTTATGAAAATGGTGCAACCATAATAAGAACACATGATGTTTTTGAACATTCTCAAATGTTTAAATTACATGAAGCGATGAATAAAATATCTATTTGGTAA
- a CDS encoding DNA polymerase III subunit delta' — translation MNKIIICRDFELIKSNLINKFGRNNLRIFEKSEILLEDTNAAKDEAYIAEKNQKIIVLIGHKFRVEAQNSLLLILENTPKNIEFILVSNSKNVFLPTIRSRLIIENHFIKQVLPKTGLNFKSLSLNDINNFLNKQIELEKEGTLDKIALQNLFCAIVRECFESGIKFNEEELNHINKLMILINLNTKTRAVLTPLLLMIMDTRR, via the coding sequence TTGAATAAAATCATAATTTGTAGAGATTTTGAACTTATTAAATCAAATTTAATTAATAAATTTGGAAGAAATAATTTAAGAATATTTGAAAAAAGTGAAATTTTACTAGAAGATACAAATGCCGCAAAAGATGAAGCCTATATAGCTGAAAAAAATCAAAAAATTATAGTTTTAATAGGGCATAAATTTAGAGTTGAAGCACAAAATTCACTTCTTTTAATTTTAGAAAATACTCCTAAGAATATTGAGTTTATTTTAGTTAGTAATAGCAAAAATGTATTTTTACCAACTATTAGATCAAGGCTTATTATAGAAAATCATTTTATAAAACAAGTTTTGCCTAAAACAGGACTAAATTTTAAAAGCTTAAGCCTAAATGATATAAATAATTTTTTAAATAAACAAATAGAACTTGAAAAAGAGGGCACTCTTGATAAAATAGCCTTACAAAATTTATTTTGTGCTATTGTAAGGGAGTGTTTTGAAAGTGGAATAAAATTTAACGAAGAAGAGCTTAATCATATAAATAAACTTATGATTTTAATTAATTTAAATACTAAAACAAGAGCAGTTTTAACACCACTTTTACTTATGATAATGGATACTAGGAGATAG
- a CDS encoding HobA family DNA replication regulator, with translation MQDLYKWSLTKIRKDALMSAWMEDRREEWSPLTASRIRFLLDGVAFLVFCDEQRSWFERYLLTNINKSDNERPILPFFSLRSMFANLNEINTKEGVELLDDMLSLAFPKGYLFFYIGRGGTSFSQIAKSNESSYMWLIDEHSENAFYLDGKDENLDIKLIQLFKLFNSSISAALFDEIVL, from the coding sequence ATGCAAGATCTTTATAAGTGGAGCTTAACAAAAATTAGAAAAGACGCCTTGATGTCGGCGTGGATGGAGGATAGAAGAGAAGAGTGGTCTCCATTAACCGCATCAAGGATAAGATTTTTACTCGATGGAGTTGCTTTTTTAGTTTTTTGTGATGAGCAAAGAAGTTGGTTTGAAAGATATCTTTTAACAAATATTAATAAAAGTGATAATGAAAGACCAATTTTGCCGTTTTTCTCACTTCGTTCAATGTTTGCAAATTTAAATGAGATAAATACGAAAGAGGGCGTTGAACTACTTGATGATATGTTAAGCCTTGCTTTTCCAAAAGGTTATCTGTTTTTTTATATAGGTCGTGGTGGAACATCTTTTTCACAAATTGCAAAAAGCAATGAAAGTAGCTATATGTGGTTAATTGATGAGCATAGTGAAAATGCTTTTTATCTTGATGGCAAAGATGAAAATTTAGATATTAAGTTAATTCAACTTTTTAAACTTTTTAACTCAAGTATTAGTGCGGCTTTATTTGATGAGATAGTGCTTTGA
- a CDS encoding aspartate kinase, whose protein sequence is MLIVQKYGGTSVGTLERINLVAKRVAKRKDEGNAIVVVVSAMSGVTNKLIDYAEFFSKNPSSRELDMLLSAGERVTSSLLAIALQELGYKAVAFSGRQAGLKTDSFHTKAKIELIDPTSINEALNDDKIVVIAGFQGVDKNGDVTTLGRGGSDLSAVAIAGAIKADLCEIYTDVDGVYTTDPRIEPRARKLDKITYDEMLELASLGAKVLQNRSVELAKKLNINLVTRSSFNENDGTLITGEKKMEGAIISGIALDRNQARVTIRNVDDKPGVAAKIFKILSTQEINVDMIIQNIGTDGVANIGFTVPENELNQTLKALSNLDDSFSVESDSNIVKVSIVGIGMKSHSGIAALAFETLAKNGINIQMISTSEIRISIIVEAKYGELAVRILHEAYELYK, encoded by the coding sequence ATGCTAATAGTCCAAAAATATGGTGGTACAAGCGTTGGAACACTTGAAAGAATAAATTTGGTGGCTAAGAGAGTAGCCAAGAGAAAAGATGAGGGAAACGCAATTGTTGTTGTTGTTTCAGCAATGAGTGGTGTTACAAATAAATTAATTGATTATGCTGAGTTTTTTAGCAAAAATCCAAGCAGTAGAGAACTTGACATGCTTTTAAGTGCTGGAGAAAGAGTTACAAGTTCGCTTTTAGCTATTGCACTCCAAGAGCTAGGCTATAAAGCAGTAGCTTTTAGTGGAAGACAAGCAGGTTTAAAAACAGATAGTTTTCATACAAAAGCTAAAATTGAACTAATTGACCCAACCTCTATAAATGAAGCTTTAAATGATGATAAAATAGTTGTAATAGCTGGTTTTCAAGGAGTTGATAAAAACGGAGATGTAACAACTTTGGGTCGCGGGGGAAGTGATCTTTCAGCTGTTGCAATAGCTGGAGCTATAAAAGCTGATTTATGTGAAATTTATACTGATGTAGATGGTGTTTATACTACAGATCCAAGAATTGAGCCAAGGGCTAGAAAGCTAGATAAAATAACCTATGATGAGATGTTAGAGCTTGCAAGCTTAGGTGCTAAAGTTTTACAAAATAGATCAGTTGAGTTAGCAAAAAAATTAAATATAAATTTAGTTACAAGAAGTAGTTTTAATGAAAACGATGGAACACTTATAACAGGAGAGAAAAAGATGGAAGGCGCTATAATAAGCGGAATTGCACTTGATAGAAACCAAGCAAGAGTTACAATTAGAAATGTTGATGATAAACCTGGCGTTGCAGCAAAAATTTTTAAAATTCTTTCAACTCAAGAGATAAATGTTGATATGATAATCCAAAATATAGGAACTGATGGTGTTGCAAACATAGGTTTTACTGTGCCTGAAAACGAACTTAACCAAACATTAAAAGCTTTATCAAATTTAGATGATAGTTTTAGTGTAGAAAGTGATAGCAATATAGTAAAAGTTTCAATTGTTGGAATTGGCATGAAATCACATAGCGGAATTGCTGCTTTAGCTTTTGAGACTTTAGCAAAAAATGGCATAAATATACAGATGATCTCAACAAGTGAGATAAGAATTTCAATAATTGTTGAAGCAAAATATGGCGAACTTGCCGTTAGGATACTTCACGAAGCTTATGAGTTGTATAAATAA